Genomic window (Polaribacter batillariae):
GAATTTTGCGATTCAATTGAGCTTCTCCTGTTAATGGATTTAAATAACCAGATGTTCCATTATAGGTTTGTGCCAAACTCATTAACGAGCTTTTTACAGACTTGTGTCGATATTTTAGCTGAGGAAAATCGGCTTCCAAATTCTTATAACCAGCTACAGCCATTTTGTACATTTCTTTTGGACGATAGCTATTTTCGACTTTAATGGTATCGTTTTTTGTAATTTTATTTTGATAAAAATTCAGTTTCTTAATAATCGTTTCTGTTACTTTTTGAAGTTGTGCTGTAGTATAAGTTGTTTGTTGGTAATTTAAGTTTTTTGCCAGTGGTTCTCTGTAGTAATTTAATCCCCAAAAAACATAAAAACAAAAATAAATGATAGATAAAATTGCAATAAAATGAATAATTTTGTGAAAGAAATTTTTAAATCGAGATTGCATCAACCGAAATAAAAAACGAAGAAAAATAAAGAACCCAATAGCCAGTAAAACATCGCCAACAGAAAAAGGAATCCACCCCAAAAGAATTCTTAAAAACGAAGAAATTATTGGATAAATTCCGTTTGAATAATAAGTTTCTATAAATGCAGGTTTTTTTGCAGCCAATTGCACCAACAAAACCTGAATTGGAAGAAACAAAGCTAAAAAAAGATGTTTTTTATTGAATTTCATTGGCGTAAAAATAAGAATTCAAAATAAAAGTTTGCGGTTTATTAACAAGATAATAACAATTTAGTTTACAATATTTGTGTACAAATAAAAGTTATAAAATTGTAAGCGCTACCGAAGTAAAAAAGTACATTTGTAACCATGGAAAAAACGAATGCAGTTGCAGGAAAAAAAATAGATAAAGCAAGAATTATTAGTCTTGAAAAAGGCAAAATTCCTCCACAGGCAATGGAATTGGAAGAAGCTGTTTTAGGAGCAATGATGATTGATAAAAAAGGAATTGACGATGTTATTGACATTTTAAGTGCAGATGCTTTTTACGACGCCAAACATCAAGAAATTTATGCAACGATTTACGAATTATTTCAAAATTCGGAACCAATTGACTTGTTAACAGTCTCTAACTTGCTAAAAAAGAATGGAAAGTTAGAATTTGTTGGTGGCGATTTCTTTTTAATTCGGTTAACACAAAAAGTAGCCTCTTCTGCACACATCGAATTTCATGCAAGAATTATTCTTCAAAAATACATACAACGTAAATTAATTTCGATTTCTAGTGAAATTATAGAAAATGCTTACGACGATAGCACAGATGTTTTCGATTTATTAGATGATGCAGAAGGAAAACTGTTCGAAGTTACGCAAGGAAACTTAAAGAAAAGTTCAGAAGATGCAGGTTCGTTAGTAAAACAAGCTTTAAGAAAAATTCAGGAAATTGGAAACAAAGAAGGAATGTCTGGTTTGGCAACAGGTTTTACCAAATTAGATGCATTAACTTCTGGTTGGCAACCATCAGACTTGGTAATTATAGCGGCAAGACCAGGTATGGGAAAAACGGCATTTGTAATTTCGATGGCTAAAAATATGGCCATTGATTTTAACCATGGAGTTGCGATATTCTCTTTAGAGATGTCTTCTGTTCAGTTAATTACACGTATGATTTCTTCGGAAACCGGTTTAACTTCAGAAAAACTAAGAAAAGGAAATTTAGAACCACATGAGTGGGAACAACTAAATGTAAAGGTTAAAAGATTATCAGATGCACCTATTTTTATAGACGATACACCTTCTTTATCTATTTTCGATTTACGTGCAAAAGCACGAAGACTGGTTTCGCAACACAACGTAAAAATTATTGTAATCGATTATTTACAATTAATGACGGCTGGAGGAAAAGCAGGTGGCAACCGTGAACAAGAAATTTCTATGATTTCGAGAAACTTAAAAGCATTGGCGAAAGAATTGTCTGTACCAGTAATAGCTCTTTCTCAATTATCGCGTGCTGTAGAAACACGTGGAGGCTCTAAAAGACCTTTATTATCTGACTTACGTGAATCTGGAGCAATTGAGCAAGATGCAGATATTGTGTCGTTTATTTTTCGTCCAGAATATTATGGAATGACAGAATGGGATGATGATGAACATACACCTTGTGAAGGACAAGGAGAATTTATCGTTGCAAAACACAGAAATGGAGGTTTGGATAATATTCGTTTAAAATTTACAGGACATTTGGCAAAATTCTCTGATTTAGAAGAAGGATTTAGCAGTGAATTCCAGTCTTCTATGAATGCAAATTTCCCTGAAGATCCATTTTCAGGAGATGGAGGTGTAGATCCAAAAGATGCTTTTGATTTAAAGTCAGATGACTTTAATAATGAAAATTTAGATGAAAATGGATTGCCTTTTTAATTTTTTGTAACTTTGAAATTAAAGATTTATTTATGAGTTTGCAAGCAAGAAAATTAAGTTTAATAGAATATTTAATTTCTTTAAAAGATGAGAAACTTTTTAAGAAAATAGAAACTTCATGTTTTAGAAATTAAAGAGACTAACTTCAAAAAATTTACAAAAGAAGAGTTAATTTTAAGGGCAGAGGAAGCAAATTCTGATTATAAGAATGGAAACTATTCAACTCAAGAAGAGTTAGAAAAAGAAATCAAAAATTGGTAACCAATAATATATTTTGGTCGAGTTTTGCTAAAAAAATGCTTAAAGAAATTCATTTTTATTATAAAGAAAAAACCAATAAGAAAGTTGCTGATAAAATAATAAATGAAATTATTTTGCTACCAAACAATTAAATAAATTTTCTAATTCTGGTTCAGAAGAAAAAGCTTTAAAAAAGTTGAATCAAAAGCATAGATATCTTGTTAGTGGGAATTATAAAATTATCTACAAACCAATAAAAGAAGGTCTTTTAATTACAGATGTTTTTGATACAAGACAAAATCCTACAAAAATTAATAATCCCAATAGATATTTAAATTTGAAAAAACACATACAAATACTTACATTTCTCTTAATCTCAACCTCAACTTGGGCATCTTTTATATATCTTCCAATGAGTAACGATAATCAAAAAAACCATTTAAAAGCATACGGAATCGTATATTTTTCTTTAGAAGCAGGTTTAAAATCGAAATGGTTATTAAATTACGATGGAGGTGCATTTTTAATAGAAAACAATAAAATTGTAGAAAACGAATGCAAAATTCGAGGCGTTTCTTATCAAGTAATTTCTGATGCAAAAGCACAAATTATCTTGCAACAAATTGCTGCTCCTAGTTCCAATCAAGATGCTGTAACTTTAGAAAAAGCTCCAAAAATTGCAGTTTATTCTCCAAAAGACAAAATGCCTTGGGACGATGCTGTAACCATGGTGTTAACCTATGCAGAAATTCCTTTCGATGTAATTTACGACAAAGAAGTTTTAGAAGATAAATTATTAATTTACGAATGGTTGCATTTGCATCACGAAGATTTTACAGGACAATATGGTCGCTTTTATGGATCTTTTAGAACTGCACCTTGGTATATAGAAGGCAAACAGAGCGCCGAAAAATTAGCAAAAGAATTAGGTTTTACTAAAGTTTCTCAAGAAAAATTAGCAGTTGCCAAAAAAATTAGAGATTATGTTATTGGAGGAGGATTTATGTTTGCCATGTGTTCTGCAACCGATAGTTTCGATATTGCATTATCTGCAGAAGGTATAGACATTGTAGAAGCCATGTTCGATGGAGATGCTACAACCCCCAATTATCAATCAAAAATTAATTTTAATAAAACATTCGCCTTTAAAAATTTCGAATTAATTCGAAATCCAACAACATACGAATTTTCGACCATAGATATGACTCGAAAACGTAAAATACCAAAAACATCCGATTATTTTTCTTTGGTAGAATTTTCGGCAAAATGGGATCCAATACCAACCATGTTAACACAAAATCATACAGTTTTAGTAAAAGGTTTTATGGGGCAAACCACTTCTTTCGATAGAAATACCGTAAAAAGTAATGTATTGGTTTTAGGAGAAAATAAAGTAAATAGAGAAGCACGTTATATCCATGGAACCAAAGGAAAAGGAATGTTTACCTTTTATGGAGGTCATGATCCAGAAGACTATACCCATAGAGTTGGCGACCCAAAAACAGAGTTAGATCTGCATCCAACCTCACCAGGTTATCGTTTAATTTTAAACAATGTTTTGTTTCCTGCAGCCAAAAAAAAGAAGCAAAAAACGTAACCTATTTATTGTTATTTTTAGCGAAATGTAATGTAGTCGAAAAATCTAATTACTTTAAGTAGCACGAACTATAATTAAAGCCACCTATATCTAATTAACAGATTTCTCCACAAGGTCGAAATGACAGTTATAAAATATAACTGTTAATAAAACTTCAATAAATATTCTATAAAAACCATACAAATACATTCACTTTTGTATTTTTGTTTCGATAAAATTAAAATCAAAAAATGTCAACAACACAACAATTACAAGATTTTACACAACAAGTTCGTAGAGATATATTAAGAATGGTACACAAGGTTAATTCTGGGCATCCAGGAGGCTCTTTAGGTTGTGCAGAATTTTTTACCTGTTTATACCAAGAGGTAATGGAGTATTCTACAGACTTTACTATGGATGGTAAAAACGAAGATTTATTCTTTTTGTCTAATGGGCATATTTCCCCTGTTTATTATAGTGTTTTGGCACGAAGTGGTTTTTTTCCAGTAGAAGAATTAGCAACATTTAGGTTGCTAGACTCTCGCTTACAAGGGCACCCAACCACTCACGAAGAATTACCAGGAGTAA
Coding sequences:
- a CDS encoding DUF3810 domain-containing protein, translating into MKFNKKHLFLALFLPIQVLLVQLAAKKPAFIETYYSNGIYPIISSFLRILLGWIPFSVGDVLLAIGFFIFLRFLFRLMQSRFKNFFHKIIHFIAILSIIYFCFYVFWGLNYYREPLAKNLNYQQTTYTTAQLQKVTETIIKKLNFYQNKITKNDTIKVENSYRPKEMYKMAVAGYKNLEADFPQLKYRHKSVKSSLMSLAQTYNGTSGYLNPLTGEAQLNRKIPKTSYPTTVCHEMAHQIGYAAENEANFVGFLAANYNDDVYFKYASYRMAFGYCISEIRKRDRNLSKELWQTLHKGILKDFNASYLFWQAYKNPFEPVIKKGYNAYLKANKQDKGMESYNYVVDLLISYFEASKEL
- the dnaB gene encoding replicative DNA helicase → MEKTNAVAGKKIDKARIISLEKGKIPPQAMELEEAVLGAMMIDKKGIDDVIDILSADAFYDAKHQEIYATIYELFQNSEPIDLLTVSNLLKKNGKLEFVGGDFFLIRLTQKVASSAHIEFHARIILQKYIQRKLISISSEIIENAYDDSTDVFDLLDDAEGKLFEVTQGNLKKSSEDAGSLVKQALRKIQEIGNKEGMSGLATGFTKLDALTSGWQPSDLVIIAARPGMGKTAFVISMAKNMAIDFNHGVAIFSLEMSSVQLITRMISSETGLTSEKLRKGNLEPHEWEQLNVKVKRLSDAPIFIDDTPSLSIFDLRAKARRLVSQHNVKIIVIDYLQLMTAGGKAGGNREQEISMISRNLKALAKELSVPVIALSQLSRAVETRGGSKRPLLSDLRESGAIEQDADIVSFIFRPEYYGMTEWDDDEHTPCEGQGEFIVAKHRNGGLDNIRLKFTGHLAKFSDLEEGFSSEFQSSMNANFPEDPFSGDGGVDPKDAFDLKSDDFNNENLDENGLPF
- a CDS encoding asparagine synthetase B; the protein is MSNDNQKNHLKAYGIVYFSLEAGLKSKWLLNYDGGAFLIENNKIVENECKIRGVSYQVISDAKAQIILQQIAAPSSNQDAVTLEKAPKIAVYSPKDKMPWDDAVTMVLTYAEIPFDVIYDKEVLEDKLLIYEWLHLHHEDFTGQYGRFYGSFRTAPWYIEGKQSAEKLAKELGFTKVSQEKLAVAKKIRDYVIGGGFMFAMCSATDSFDIALSAEGIDIVEAMFDGDATTPNYQSKINFNKTFAFKNFELIRNPTTYEFSTIDMTRKRKIPKTSDYFSLVEFSAKWDPIPTMLTQNHTVLVKGFMGQTTSFDRNTVKSNVLVLGENKVNREARYIHGTKGKGMFTFYGGHDPEDYTHRVGDPKTELDLHPTSPGYRLILNNVLFPAAKKKKQKT